In a single window of the Antedon mediterranea chromosome 1, ecAntMedi1.1, whole genome shotgun sequence genome:
- the LOC140050028 gene encoding uncharacterized protein isoform X2 — translation MAVAGPITLPLTEKSNSLTFSKSLGVWSKRSSDQVNIGISKFIEPQWNLIKKNPDVVQNCIKKSLIEHRKLLHCKDPSQKVTPSFNEALYVLMCMYIANSDPNVRRFIDVGNYLQALVKKLTEMDQFLGNFACFEPTRKKYSTTLKKIITLVFEYSNNALMHKTFKKTNLDRAYALLFSVVPKTLENIKSIVETICSAMIGDDVKVTQEEIDRQTIEGSIIIDHYFWFVDDEDLLRENDRLRELLDEKTKGFDEQAKTILKLQKLLDEQAKENKNLLLELSGKTTDGMCNNATNNDEKAEIPEDGLDRLLPESRKKTEQDGEFEKKAKENIKLQQKLDEQTEEIKNLRFASGECKDNEGKFTHAQNNDNTEQEDELDRLLRESRQRAEQDGDMKLERNYSTTSNFAYGVFDSRGGNLSIKDADVELFIPAGAISTTQEIYIYIDPKARLLNPDQGDPPQSGIEQRETRVAPIVHCGPPGTKFLSHVVLTIPHNAENEDNWQFTPVRSEGDRHYWQNIGTDCNDNADDDSIVIVNGGFCVFMVKHFTSFTLMKDSPNYR, via the exons ATGGCAGTTGCTGGTCCAATAACACTACCATTGACAGAAAAATCAAATTCACTTACATTTTCAAAGTCATTAGGCGTATGGTCAAAGAGGAGTTCAGACCAAGTGAATATCGGCATAAGTAAATTTATAGAGCCTCAATGGAACCTGATTAAGAAAAATCCTGATGTCGTCCAAAACTGCATAAAAAAATCACTTATTGAACATCGGAAACTTCTGCATTGTAAAGACCCAAGCCAGAAAGTAACTCCATCATTTAATGAAGCATTGTATGTATTGATGTGTATGTACATCGCAAATTCTGACCCAAATGTTAGGCGTTTCATTGATGTCGGTAATTATCTCCAAGCCCTGGTGAAAAAACTAACCGAGATGGATCAGTTTCTCGGAAACTTTGCATGCTTCGAACCGACACGAAAGAAGTACTCTACAACCCTAAAAAAGATAATAACACTGGTATTTGAATATTCAAATAATGCACTCATGCACAAAACATTTAAGAAAACTAATTTAGATAGAGCATACGCCTTACTCTTTAGTGTTGTGCCGAAAACACTCGAGAACATTAAAAGTATTGTAGAGACTATCTGTTCAGCGATGATAGGAGATGACGTGAAAGTGACTCAAGAAGAAATCGATCGACAAACAATTGAAGGTAGCATTATTATTGACCATTATTTCTGGTTTG TGGATGACGAAGATCTATTGAGGGAAAATGACAGATTGAGAGAATTATTGGATGaaaaaactaaag gGTTCGATGAGCaagcaaagacaattttgaaactGCAGAAATTACTTGATGAGCAAGCAAAAG AAAACAAGAACCTTCTATTAGAATTGAGTGGCAAAACTACTGATG GAATGTGCAATAATGCCACAAACAATGACGAAAAAGCTGAAATACCAGAAGATGGATTGGATAGGCTGTTACCAGAATCTCGCAAAAAAACCGAGCAGGATGGTG AATTTGAGAAAAAGGcaaaagaaaacataaaatTACAACAGAAACTGGATGAACAAACAGAAG AAATCAAGAACCTTCGGTTTGCTTCGGGAGAATGTAAAGATAATG AGGGGAAATTCACTCATGCCCAAAATAATGACAACACTGAACAAGAGGATGAATTGGATAGGCTGTTACGAGAATCTCGCCAAAGAGCCGAACAGGATGGTGATATGAAACTGGAAAGAAATTATTCAACAACATCCAATTTTGCCTATGGTGTGTTTGATAGCAGAGGGGGTAACTTGAGTATTAAGGATGCCGATGTTGAGCTGTTCATTCCAGCAGGGGCAATTTCCACAACGCAAGAgatctatatttatattgatCCCAAGGCCCGATTACTAAACCCCGATCAGGGTGATCCTCCCCAAAGTGGGATAGAACAGAGGGAAACTAGAGTAGCACCAATTGTACATTGTGGGCCACCGGGTACCAAGTTCCTTAGCCATGTTGTCCTAACCATTCCACATAACGCAGAGAATGAAGACAACTGGCAATTTACCCCCGTCCGGTCTGAAGGAGACAGACATTATTGGCAGAATATAGGAACAGATTGTAATGATAACGCAGATGACGACAGCATTGTTATTGTCAATGGTGGATTCTGTGTTTTTATGGTGAAACACTTCACTAGTTTTACTCTCATGAAAGATTCGCCTAACTACAGAtga
- the LOC140050028 gene encoding uncharacterized protein isoform X1 translates to MAVAGPITLPLTEKSNSLTFSKSLGVWSKRSSDQVNIGISKFIEPQWNLIKKNPDVVQNCIKKSLIEHRKLLHCKDPSQKVTPSFNEALYVLMCMYIANSDPNVRRFIDVGNYLQALVKKLTEMDQFLGNFACFEPTRKKYSTTLKKIITLVFEYSNNALMHKTFKKTNLDRAYALLFSVVPKTLENIKSIVETICSAMIGDDVKVTQEEIDRQTIEGSIIIDHYFWFVDDEDLLRENDRLRELLDEKTKGFDEQAKTILKLQKLLDEQAKENKNLLLELSGKTTDEGMCNNATNNDEKAEIPEDGLDRLLPESRKKTEQDGEFEKKAKENIKLQQKLDEQTEEIKNLRFASGECKDNEGKFTHAQNNDNTEQEDELDRLLRESRQRAEQDGDMKLERNYSTTSNFAYGVFDSRGGNLSIKDADVELFIPAGAISTTQEIYIYIDPKARLLNPDQGDPPQSGIEQRETRVAPIVHCGPPGTKFLSHVVLTIPHNAENEDNWQFTPVRSEGDRHYWQNIGTDCNDNADDDSIVIVNGGFCVFMVKHFTSFTLMKDSPNYR, encoded by the exons ATGGCAGTTGCTGGTCCAATAACACTACCATTGACAGAAAAATCAAATTCACTTACATTTTCAAAGTCATTAGGCGTATGGTCAAAGAGGAGTTCAGACCAAGTGAATATCGGCATAAGTAAATTTATAGAGCCTCAATGGAACCTGATTAAGAAAAATCCTGATGTCGTCCAAAACTGCATAAAAAAATCACTTATTGAACATCGGAAACTTCTGCATTGTAAAGACCCAAGCCAGAAAGTAACTCCATCATTTAATGAAGCATTGTATGTATTGATGTGTATGTACATCGCAAATTCTGACCCAAATGTTAGGCGTTTCATTGATGTCGGTAATTATCTCCAAGCCCTGGTGAAAAAACTAACCGAGATGGATCAGTTTCTCGGAAACTTTGCATGCTTCGAACCGACACGAAAGAAGTACTCTACAACCCTAAAAAAGATAATAACACTGGTATTTGAATATTCAAATAATGCACTCATGCACAAAACATTTAAGAAAACTAATTTAGATAGAGCATACGCCTTACTCTTTAGTGTTGTGCCGAAAACACTCGAGAACATTAAAAGTATTGTAGAGACTATCTGTTCAGCGATGATAGGAGATGACGTGAAAGTGACTCAAGAAGAAATCGATCGACAAACAATTGAAGGTAGCATTATTATTGACCATTATTTCTGGTTTG TGGATGACGAAGATCTATTGAGGGAAAATGACAGATTGAGAGAATTATTGGATGaaaaaactaaag gGTTCGATGAGCaagcaaagacaattttgaaactGCAGAAATTACTTGATGAGCAAGCAAAAG AAAACAAGAACCTTCTATTAGAATTGAGTGGCAAAACTACTGATG AAGGAATGTGCAATAATGCCACAAACAATGACGAAAAAGCTGAAATACCAGAAGATGGATTGGATAGGCTGTTACCAGAATCTCGCAAAAAAACCGAGCAGGATGGTG AATTTGAGAAAAAGGcaaaagaaaacataaaatTACAACAGAAACTGGATGAACAAACAGAAG AAATCAAGAACCTTCGGTTTGCTTCGGGAGAATGTAAAGATAATG AGGGGAAATTCACTCATGCCCAAAATAATGACAACACTGAACAAGAGGATGAATTGGATAGGCTGTTACGAGAATCTCGCCAAAGAGCCGAACAGGATGGTGATATGAAACTGGAAAGAAATTATTCAACAACATCCAATTTTGCCTATGGTGTGTTTGATAGCAGAGGGGGTAACTTGAGTATTAAGGATGCCGATGTTGAGCTGTTCATTCCAGCAGGGGCAATTTCCACAACGCAAGAgatctatatttatattgatCCCAAGGCCCGATTACTAAACCCCGATCAGGGTGATCCTCCCCAAAGTGGGATAGAACAGAGGGAAACTAGAGTAGCACCAATTGTACATTGTGGGCCACCGGGTACCAAGTTCCTTAGCCATGTTGTCCTAACCATTCCACATAACGCAGAGAATGAAGACAACTGGCAATTTACCCCCGTCCGGTCTGAAGGAGACAGACATTATTGGCAGAATATAGGAACAGATTGTAATGATAACGCAGATGACGACAGCATTGTTATTGTCAATGGTGGATTCTGTGTTTTTATGGTGAAACACTTCACTAGTTTTACTCTCATGAAAGATTCGCCTAACTACAGAtga